In Flavobacteriales bacterium TMED191, the following proteins share a genomic window:
- a CDS encoding TIGR03643 family protein codes for MNYNPEEIDRIIEMAWEDRTPYEAILFQFQLTERGVIKLMRSNLKASSFKRWRKRVNNGASKKHLKKRNPEINRFKCSRQKAITNNKISKR; via the coding sequence ATGAATTATAATCCAGAAGAAATTGATAGAATCATTGAAATGGCGTGGGAAGACAGAACACCATATGAAGCTATTCTATTTCAGTTTCAATTAACTGAGAGAGGAGTTATAAAATTGATGAGGTCAAATTTAAAAGCGTCTTCATTTAAAAGATGGAGAAAACGTGTTAACAATGGAGCCAGCAAAAAACACCTTAAAAAAAGAAATCCTGAAATAAATCGTTTTAAATGTTCAAGACAAAAAGCAATAACAAATAATAAAATAAGTAAACGTTAA
- a CDS encoding DUF4281 domain-containing protein, translated as MDLYSISFLISTIWVGPFWFAMLIRPYDKKTNNIMDKQLFFLGPIIIWFVIMILNPNGLIDFLNSGSHPDGFFAGLTQGMSTKAGVSAMWAHMVAGDIFVTRWIWANCVKNNDKIWLLRLSVFFGVMLMPLGLLIYLIFQKKYIIK; from the coding sequence ATGGATTTATATTCAATTTCGTTTTTAATATCAACTATTTGGGTCGGTCCATTTTGGTTTGCAATGTTAATACGTCCCTATGATAAAAAAACAAATAATATTATGGATAAGCAACTGTTTTTTTTAGGTCCGATAATCATTTGGTTTGTAATTATGATCTTAAACCCAAATGGATTAATCGATTTTTTAAATAGCGGCTCTCATCCAGACGGTTTTTTTGCAGGTTTAACTCAGGGAATGTCAACCAAGGCAGGTGTTTCAGCAATGTGGGCACACATGGTGGCAGGCGATATTTTTGTAACAAGATGGATATGGGCTAATTGTGTGAAAAATAATGATAAAATATGGCTACTTAGATTGAGTGTGTTTTTTGGTGTAATGCTTATGCCTTTAGGATTATTAATATATTTGATTTTTCAAAAAAAATATATTATAAAATAA